In Pleurodeles waltl isolate 20211129_DDA chromosome 5, aPleWal1.hap1.20221129, whole genome shotgun sequence, one genomic interval encodes:
- the LOC138296391 gene encoding uncharacterized protein — protein MQEKCRKLEHENRNLHEQISQDTIIQNKTESYKRAVFEESFLSHSSNEGVKTAPSCTEFPCEPGFLAAKMHSLTDNTDENVIYELPLQNAQVKRRILEQDTPSFISLFDFWKKNSPHLREILTLLYMVTVKNNMQLRACDLANEIMQTLGFCAVQEGNTYVHLNHEQGKKIVPLARIIQWIWYLQDRARVPQVKELSMKLCAPFEFVSTEDIKHVCFTNDSLTEMLLSGTVEGTALYNVCQILKQELREMCHFYADFWFFDNVLATWLVPNWFNYLADVNEKNAEREVFTQNSALVGMAMWVPQKCEKATYRSYHVSPLSLSALCGPPSGVCVWGRGRDRIPNLNLAE, from the exons atgcaggagaaatgtaggaagttggaacatgaaaataggaatttacatgagcaaattagccaggatacaataattcaaaataagactgaaagttataaaagggctgtttttgaagaatctttcttgtcccattccagtaatgagggggttaagacagctccgagctgcactgagtttccgtgtgagccagggtttttggcagccaaaatgcattccttaactgataacacggacgagaatgtgatttacgagttaccgttgcaaaatgcacaagtaaaacgaaggattttagagcaagacaccccgagtttcattagcttgtttgatttttggaaaaagaatagccctcatttgagagaaatcctaacacttttgtatatggtcactgtgaaaaataatatgcagctgcgcgcgtgtgatttggcaaatgaaataatgcagactttaggtttctgcgcagtgcaagaaggaaatacttatgtacatttaaatcatgaacaagggaagaaaatagtgcccctagctagaatcatacaatggatctggtacttgcaagacagggctagagtaccacaggtaaaagaattatcaatgaaattgtgtgcaccatttgaattcgtgtctactgaagatataaagcatgtttgttttactaatgattcattgactgaaatgttgctttctggcacagtagaaggaacagcgttgtataatgtgtgtcagattttaaagcaagagctacgtgagatgtgtcatttttacgctgatttttggttctttgataatgttttagccacatggcttgtacctaactggttcaattaccttgcagatgttaatgagaaaaatgcagagagagaagtgttcacccagaattctgccttagtggggatggctatgtgggtgccccagaaatgtgaaaaggccacttacag atcctaccacgtttcgccactgtccctgagtgcgctgtgtggtcccccttccggtgtgtgcgtgtggggtcggggaagggaccgaatccccaacctgaacctggctgagtaa